The following coding sequences lie in one Oceanicola sp. 502str15 genomic window:
- a CDS encoding VOC family protein — MIEKLSYVRLGVADLARSAEFAERIVGLEPVAATEEGLALFRSDFRDHALALVQRAGGDGEGASLGLELRDEAAMAAVVERLVARGHKVWRGSAGDCAERRCREMAGVRLRGGLALELVVRPLSSGWRYHGPRDAGICGFAGVVIASTEVEADIALWCEVLGAQVTDYIGEGAYLAIDGAHHRVTILPSGRDGLLEMQFEVEGMDQVMQAGYFMQAHQVPVVAGPGRRPASGELFIGFRGPDEMLFGYVAEGAAREDRLARQFAQAPGSFCAWGSRSSVPEYGGEP; from the coding sequence GTGATCGAGAAGCTAAGCTATGTGCGGCTCGGCGTGGCCGACCTGGCGCGCTCGGCGGAGTTTGCTGAGCGGATCGTCGGGCTGGAGCCGGTGGCGGCGACGGAGGAGGGGCTGGCGCTGTTTCGCTCGGACTTCCGCGATCACGCGCTGGCACTGGTGCAGCGGGCCGGGGGCGATGGCGAGGGCGCTTCGCTTGGGCTGGAGCTGCGCGACGAGGCGGCGATGGCGGCGGTCGTCGAGCGGCTGGTGGCGCGGGGACACAAGGTGTGGCGCGGCAGCGCGGGCGATTGCGCCGAGAGACGGTGCCGGGAGATGGCGGGCGTGCGGCTGCGCGGCGGGCTGGCGCTGGAGCTGGTGGTTCGTCCGCTTAGCAGCGGATGGCGCTATCACGGGCCGCGAGACGCCGGGATATGCGGCTTTGCCGGGGTGGTGATTGCCAGCACCGAGGTTGAGGCGGATATCGCGCTTTGGTGCGAGGTGCTGGGGGCGCAGGTGACGGATTACATAGGCGAGGGGGCCTATCTGGCGATCGACGGCGCGCACCACCGGGTGACGATCCTGCCGAGCGGGCGGGACGGGCTGCTGGAAATGCAGTTTGAAGTGGAGGGCATGGATCAGGTGATGCAGGCCGGATACTTCATGCAAGCCCATCAGGTGCCGGTGGTGGCGGGGCCGGGGCGGCGGCCTGCCTCGGGGGAGCTGTTCATCGGCTTTCGCGGGCCTGACGAAATGCTGTTTGGCTATGTCGCCGAGGGCGCGGCGCGGGAGGATCGGCTGGCGCGGCAGTTTGCGCAGGCTCCGGGCAGTTTTTGCGCCTGGGGGAGCCGGAGTTCGGTGCCGGAATACGGGGGGGAGCCATGA
- a CDS encoding VOC family protein, which yields MISLRDVSYVRMGTRDLEGAEFFARDYLGLEVAERRRGAAYFKSDARAHTLCYFDGDPSDHAVGFEVASEGELEEAAAALEALGHGVHLGTPEEAGLRQVRAFIGFDDPTGNRIELAVRPEMSGQRYHGTRDAGITGFSHVGLCSTDLARDEAFWTKVCNARVSDRIGDAPLLRIDEVHHTIALFPAQRKGIQHINHQVESADDIQRSFNFLVERDVRMVFGPGRHPTSTAKFLYFEGPDGMVFEYSSGVAEIADELLWRERQFPAEPKGFCKWGAKPDIAEFRDDDD from the coding sequence ATGATTTCTCTACGCGATGTGAGCTATGTCCGAATGGGCACGCGCGACCTTGAGGGGGCGGAATTTTTTGCCCGCGACTACCTCGGGCTGGAGGTGGCCGAACGGCGGCGCGGGGCGGCCTATTTCAAGAGCGACGCGCGGGCGCATACGCTGTGCTACTTCGACGGCGACCCGAGTGACCACGCGGTCGGCTTCGAGGTGGCGAGCGAGGGCGAGCTGGAAGAGGCCGCCGCCGCGTTGGAGGCCTTGGGCCATGGGGTGCATCTGGGCACGCCCGAGGAGGCGGGGCTGCGGCAGGTGCGGGCCTTCATCGGGTTCGATGACCCGACCGGCAACCGGATTGAACTGGCCGTGCGGCCCGAGATGAGCGGGCAGCGGTATCATGGCACGCGGGATGCGGGGATTACCGGGTTCAGCCATGTGGGCCTGTGCTCGACCGATCTGGCGCGGGACGAGGCCTTTTGGACCAAGGTGTGCAACGCGCGGGTGAGCGACCGGATCGGCGATGCGCCCTTGCTGCGGATCGACGAGGTGCATCATACGATTGCGCTGTTTCCGGCGCAGCGGAAGGGGATTCAGCATATAAATCATCAGGTTGAAAGCGCGGATGACATTCAGCGCAGTTTCAACTTTCTGGTCGAGCGGGATGTGCGGATGGTCTTCGGGCCGGGGCGGCATCCGACGTCGACGGCGAAGTTTCTCTACTTCGAGGGGCCGGACGGGATGGTGTTTGAATATTCCTCCGGTGTGGCCGAGATCGCCGATGAGTTGCTCTGGCGCGAGCGGCAGTTTCCGGCGGAGCCGAAGGGGTTTTGCAAGTGGGGCGCCAAGCCCGATATTGCCGAGTTCCGTGACGATGACGACTGA
- a CDS encoding class II aldolase/adducin family protein: MTTEAVREVKLRMAARALGRAGLAHAYGHCSLRLSAEEFLVCAPVPMGQVPVGAAGTVVPVHGPLPEGVLGEVRIHQQLYKARPEAGGITRSMPPKIMALSTLGLVPQMRHGMGAYFRAGMALWDSPLLIRDDASAEALAAQMAGMRAGVMRGNGLVTVGESIEEAVVLAWYAEDAARIELEVLASGHEGLLVTPEEAAQRDTWGGRIMERMWDYLTFGDPEGGR, from the coding sequence ATGACGACTGAAGCCGTGCGTGAGGTGAAGCTCAGGATGGCGGCCCGTGCGCTGGGGCGGGCCGGGCTGGCCCATGCCTATGGGCATTGCTCGCTGCGGCTTTCAGCAGAGGAGTTTCTGGTTTGCGCGCCGGTGCCGATGGGGCAGGTGCCTGTCGGCGCGGCTGGCACGGTGGTGCCGGTGCACGGCCCGCTGCCGGAAGGGGTGCTGGGCGAGGTGCGGATACATCAGCAGCTCTACAAGGCGCGCCCCGAGGCGGGTGGGATCACCCGGAGCATGCCGCCGAAGATCATGGCGCTTTCGACGCTGGGGCTGGTGCCGCAGATGCGGCACGGGATGGGGGCCTATTTCAGAGCCGGGATGGCGCTTTGGGATTCGCCGCTGCTGATACGGGACGATGCGAGCGCCGAGGCGTTGGCGGCGCAGATGGCAGGAATGCGGGCCGGCGTGATGCGCGGCAACGGGTTGGTGACGGTGGGCGAAAGCATTGAGGAGGCGGTGGTGCTGGCCTGGTATGCCGAGGATGCGGCGCGGATCGAGCTGGAGGTGCTGGCGAGCGGGCACGAGGGCTTGCTGGTGACGCCCGAGGAGGCGGCGCAGCGCGACACCTGGGGCGGGCGGATCATGGAGCGGATGTGGGACTACCTGACCTTCGGAGACCCTGAGGGGGGCAGGTAA